In the genome of Haemophilus pittmaniae, one region contains:
- a CDS encoding sigma-E factor negative regulatory protein produces the protein MQKELLSAYMDGEQVNSELTDAICNDPSLQQSWKAFHTVRAVMRKETPVILGDDFTAKMAKLIEQEEIEYIELTVSQPMPEEVVKQPFMQKMKSLFVPMTQFAVAAGVCLVAVIGVQSYNAKTDATQASDTPVLQTLPFNNSVQEVSYNAPTKDVVTSEQVEQKNRRIGAMLQNYELQRRMQAEPLSVGSNQAK, from the coding sequence ATGCAAAAAGAATTACTTTCAGCCTATATGGATGGCGAACAAGTGAATAGTGAACTTACGGATGCGATTTGTAATGATCCTTCATTACAGCAATCGTGGAAGGCTTTTCATACTGTACGTGCAGTTATGCGGAAAGAGACCCCGGTAATTTTAGGTGATGATTTTACCGCTAAAATGGCTAAGTTAATCGAGCAAGAAGAAATTGAGTATATCGAATTAACAGTATCGCAGCCTATGCCAGAAGAGGTTGTAAAACAGCCATTTATGCAAAAAATGAAATCCCTTTTTGTGCCAATGACTCAATTTGCAGTGGCTGCAGGGGTGTGTTTAGTTGCTGTAATTGGTGTTCAAAGTTATAACGCAAAGACAGATGCAACCCAAGCCTCGGATACTCCAGTATTGCAAACCTTACCATTTAATAATTCCGTACAGGAAGTGAGTTATAATGCTCCGACGAAGGATGTTGTGACTTCAGAGCAAGTAGAACAGAAAAATCGTCGTATTGGTGCCATGCTGCAAAACTACGAATTGCAACGTCGTATGCAAGCAGAGCCGTTGAGCGTTGGTAGTAATCAAGCAAAATAA
- the tamA gene encoding autotransporter assembly complex protein TamA, which produces MKKLTKKILLLSIGFLGTNLALAEQTVDIEVRGIKGERAIENTNLNVNLIAKEEMDGSDRYKMLVSQAIDRGLRVFGYYDSKVAFKLKTRTGKRDLLIANVNVGESTKIAGTDVKIDGPAADDVQFTELFKDLPKDGELVEHKKYDDFKSSISKLALARGYFDGDFTISRLEISPETHQAWWRMLFDSGVRYHYGNIRFSHSQIREDYLQNMLNIQSGEPYLVSDLSELSNDYSSTGWFSSVLLQPHIDETNKLVDLEVLLYPRKKNSMELGIGFSTDTGVHTSIGWTKPWINNRGHSFRTNMYLSAPKQTIEATYKIPLLKNPLLYYYEFSTGYEKEDKNDTLTKALTLAGIRYWNNREGWQYFAGLRMRYDEYTQADFSNKTLLVYPTVGFNRSRFRGGQFPTWGDTQKVAVDIGRKWWMSEVDFFKVVASTGWVRTYSSNHRFVTRAEIGYLNTQDINKIPPSLRFFAGGDRSVRGYGYKKIAPKDRDGKLLGGSRLATASLEYQYQVYPNWWGAVFADSGLAANSFSTQELRYGTGVGVRWASPVGAIKFDIATPIRDKDNSKNIQFYIGLGTEI; this is translated from the coding sequence ATGAAAAAATTAACAAAAAAAATCTTACTTTTATCAATTGGATTTTTAGGCACAAACTTGGCCCTTGCTGAACAAACAGTAGATATTGAGGTTCGTGGGATTAAAGGTGAGCGGGCAATCGAGAATACTAATTTGAATGTTAATCTAATTGCTAAAGAGGAAATGGATGGTTCCGATCGTTATAAAATGTTAGTAAGCCAAGCCATTGATCGTGGTTTACGGGTATTTGGTTATTACGATTCTAAAGTCGCTTTCAAATTAAAAACACGAACAGGAAAACGTGATCTATTAATTGCAAACGTGAATGTTGGTGAATCGACTAAAATTGCAGGGACTGATGTAAAAATTGATGGACCTGCTGCAGATGATGTGCAATTTACTGAGCTATTTAAAGATCTTCCTAAAGATGGAGAATTGGTCGAGCACAAAAAATACGATGATTTTAAGAGTAGTATTTCTAAATTAGCCTTGGCTAGAGGCTATTTTGATGGTGATTTTACGATTTCCCGTTTAGAAATTAGCCCTGAAACCCATCAGGCCTGGTGGCGTATGCTGTTTGATAGTGGGGTTCGTTACCATTATGGAAATATTCGTTTTAGCCATTCTCAAATTCGTGAAGACTATTTACAGAATATGCTAAATATTCAATCGGGTGAACCTTATCTAGTGAGTGATCTTTCTGAGCTCAGCAATGATTATTCATCTACTGGTTGGTTTTCTTCTGTATTGTTGCAGCCTCATATCGATGAAACAAACAAGCTAGTGGACTTGGAAGTTTTGCTGTATCCGCGTAAAAAGAATTCTATGGAGCTTGGTATTGGTTTTTCAACCGATACTGGAGTGCATACAAGTATTGGCTGGACAAAACCTTGGATTAATAACCGTGGACATAGTTTCCGCACCAATATGTATCTTTCTGCACCGAAACAAACAATAGAAGCCACATATAAAATTCCGTTGCTAAAAAATCCACTGCTTTACTATTACGAATTTTCTACCGGTTATGAGAAAGAAGATAAAAACGACACTTTGACTAAGGCGTTAACTCTTGCGGGGATTCGTTACTGGAACAATCGTGAAGGTTGGCAATATTTTGCCGGTTTACGGATGCGTTATGATGAATATACACAAGCGGATTTCAGTAATAAAACCTTGTTAGTTTATCCAACGGTTGGTTTTAATCGTAGCCGTTTCCGTGGTGGGCAATTTCCAACCTGGGGTGATACTCAGAAAGTAGCAGTTGATATCGGCCGAAAATGGTGGATGTCGGAAGTGGATTTTTTTAAGGTGGTAGCTTCAACCGGTTGGGTTAGAACCTATTCCTCCAATCATCGTTTTGTGACTCGCGCAGAAATCGGTTATTTAAATACGCAGGATATTAATAAAATTCCGCCAAGTTTACGTTTTTTTGCCGGTGGAGATCGAAGTGTCCGAGGCTATGGTTACAAAAAAATCGCTCCTAAGGATCGGGATGGTAAGCTGTTAGGTGGTTCCCGTTTGGCTACGGCATCACTGGAATATCAATATCAAGTGTATCCAAATTGGTGGGGAGCCGTTTTTGCCGATAGTGGATTAGCAGCTAATTCCTTTTCGACCCAAGAGCTACGTTATGGTACCGGTGTTGGAGTGCGTTGGGCATCACCAGTAGGGGCTATTAAGTTTGATATTGCAACGCCGATACGAGATAAAGACAACAGTAAAAATATTCAATTTTATATTGGGCTCGGCACTGAAATTTAA
- the fruK gene encoding 1-phosphofructokinase, protein MARVATITLNAAYDLVGRLPRIEIGEVNTVETLGIFPAGKGINVAKVLKDLGVDVAVGGFLGEDNVGDFETLFKKQGLEDKFHRVAGKTRINVKITETEADVTDLNFLGYQITSEAWQQFTADSLAYCQNFDIVAVCGSLPRGVTPELFADWLNRLHQAGVKVVLDSSNAALTAGLKAHPWLVKPNHRELEAWIGHPLNSLEKIIVAAKKLKAEGIANVIISMGANGSLWLNDHAVIQAQPPKCENVVSTVGAGDSMVAGLIYGIEKGLPQAETLAFASAVSAFAVSQSNVGVSDTSLLEPILANVKISVIEG, encoded by the coding sequence ATGGCAAGAGTAGCAACGATTACCTTAAATGCTGCTTACGATTTGGTGGGACGTTTACCCCGTATTGAAATCGGTGAAGTGAATACAGTTGAAACGCTTGGTATTTTTCCTGCCGGGAAGGGCATTAATGTTGCCAAGGTGTTGAAAGATTTAGGTGTAGATGTCGCTGTTGGTGGATTCTTAGGGGAAGACAACGTCGGTGATTTTGAAACTCTATTTAAAAAACAGGGATTAGAAGACAAATTTCATCGCGTAGCAGGTAAAACCCGCATTAATGTAAAAATTACGGAAACCGAAGCCGATGTAACAGATTTAAATTTCTTAGGTTATCAAATCACCTCTGAGGCTTGGCAGCAATTTACTGCTGATTCCTTAGCTTATTGTCAAAACTTTGACATTGTTGCGGTATGTGGCAGCCTACCGCGTGGTGTTACTCCTGAATTATTCGCCGATTGGCTTAACCGATTACATCAAGCCGGTGTAAAAGTGGTATTAGATAGTAGCAATGCCGCACTTACCGCAGGTTTGAAAGCACATCCTTGGTTAGTGAAACCAAATCATCGTGAATTGGAAGCATGGATCGGCCATCCGTTAAATTCCCTTGAGAAAATAATTGTCGCTGCTAAAAAACTAAAAGCAGAAGGCATTGCGAATGTGATTATTTCTATGGGGGCAAATGGTTCCTTGTGGCTAAATGATCATGCGGTTATTCAGGCTCAACCACCTAAATGCGAAAATGTGGTGAGTACTGTGGGGGCTGGCGATTCTATGGTGGCAGGGTTGATTTATGGTATTGAGAAAGGTTTACCTCAAGCGGAAACCTTGGCTTTTGCCAGTGCTGTTTCAGCCTTTGCAGTTTCACAAAGTAATGTGGGCGTGAGCGATACCTCTTTACTTGAGCCAATTCTGGCAAATGTCAAAATTTCTGTGATTGAAGGATAA
- a CDS encoding fructose-specific PTS transporter subunit EIIC: MNLFLTQSPQIGAAKAYLLRQALSVAAKKSNHTLVEQAKEADLVIVVGPTLPNSTDLVGKKVFLINEDAAFASPEMTLTNALEQAVDYVQPSSSVAGASSLSGVKNIVAVTACPTGVAHTFMSAEAIETYAKKQGWQVKVETRGQVGAGNEITPEEVAAADLVFVAADIDVPLDKFQGKPMYRTSTGLALKKTAQEFDKAFKEAKIYEGGAAKSSAKSEESGEKKGVYKHLMTGVSHMLPLVVAGGLLIAISFMFGIEAFKDETIFYGIPKALMGIGGGAAFHLMIAVFAGYVAFSIADRPGLAVGLIGGMLATTAGAGILGGIIAGFLAGYVVKGLNAAIKLPASLTSLKPILILPLFGTLIVGLAMIYVINPPVSQIMTTLSDWLKSMGEVNAMVLGAIIGAMMCIDMGGPVNKAAYTFSVGMLASQVHTPMAAAMAAGMVPPIGMAIATWIARSKFTSNQRDAGKASFVLGLCFISEGALPFVAADPLRVIISSVIGGATAGAISMALNISLQAPHGGLFVIPFVSEPLLYLGAIAIGALLTGVVYALIKPRVRAE, translated from the coding sequence ATGAATTTGTTTTTAACTCAATCTCCGCAAATTGGTGCGGCAAAAGCCTATTTACTTCGTCAAGCATTGAGCGTGGCAGCGAAAAAATCCAATCATACTTTGGTTGAACAAGCTAAAGAGGCTGATTTGGTCATAGTAGTTGGCCCGACTTTGCCAAATAGTACCGATCTGGTAGGTAAAAAAGTTTTTTTAATTAACGAAGATGCAGCTTTTGCCTCACCTGAAATGACGCTTACGAATGCTCTGGAGCAAGCGGTAGATTACGTTCAACCAAGCTCTAGTGTTGCTGGGGCTAGTAGTCTTTCTGGAGTGAAAAATATCGTAGCAGTTACGGCTTGCCCGACTGGCGTTGCGCACACCTTTATGTCTGCAGAAGCGATTGAAACTTACGCGAAAAAGCAAGGTTGGCAGGTGAAAGTGGAAACGCGTGGCCAGGTGGGTGCAGGTAATGAGATTACTCCAGAGGAAGTCGCTGCGGCAGATTTAGTCTTTGTTGCCGCAGATATTGATGTACCGTTAGATAAATTCCAAGGTAAACCGATGTATCGTACATCCACAGGTTTAGCTTTAAAGAAAACTGCACAGGAATTCGATAAGGCATTTAAGGAAGCAAAAATCTACGAAGGTGGTGCGGCAAAATCCTCTGCAAAATCAGAAGAAAGCGGCGAGAAAAAAGGTGTTTATAAACATTTGATGACCGGTGTATCGCACATGTTGCCATTGGTGGTTGCCGGTGGTTTGTTAATCGCGATTTCCTTTATGTTTGGTATCGAAGCCTTCAAAGATGAAACAATTTTCTATGGTATTCCAAAAGCCTTAATGGGTATCGGTGGCGGTGCAGCATTCCACTTGATGATTGCAGTATTTGCCGGCTATGTTGCCTTTTCTATTGCAGACCGTCCGGGGCTTGCAGTAGGTCTTATTGGCGGTATGTTAGCCACCACGGCGGGCGCAGGAATTTTAGGTGGGATTATCGCTGGTTTCTTAGCGGGTTATGTGGTGAAAGGATTAAATGCAGCCATTAAATTGCCGGCAAGTTTAACTTCCTTAAAACCGATTTTAATCCTCCCGCTCTTTGGTACCTTGATTGTCGGCCTTGCGATGATTTATGTGATCAACCCACCGGTTTCACAAATTATGACGACCTTAAGTGATTGGTTAAAATCCATGGGTGAAGTCAATGCGATGGTGTTAGGTGCGATTATCGGTGCCATGATGTGTATTGATATGGGCGGGCCAGTGAACAAAGCAGCTTATACATTCTCCGTAGGAATGTTAGCCTCTCAAGTTCACACACCAATGGCTGCAGCAATGGCCGCAGGTATGGTGCCGCCAATTGGTATGGCGATTGCTACTTGGATTGCTCGCAGTAAATTTACCAGTAATCAACGTGATGCAGGTAAAGCATCCTTTGTCTTGGGATTATGCTTTATTTCTGAAGGGGCGTTGCCGTTTGTTGCCGCAGATCCATTGCGTGTGATTATTAGCTCGGTTATCGGTGGTGCAACCGCAGGGGCGATTTCAATGGCATTGAATATTTCTTTGCAAGCTCCACACGGCGGTTTATTTGTAATTCCGTTTGTGTCCGAACCATTGCTTTATTTAGGAGCCATTGCGATTGGTGCATTATTAACTGGTGTAGTTTATGCATTAATTAAACCTAGAGTGAGAGCAGAATAA
- the rseB gene encoding sigma-E factor regulatory protein RseB codes for MKKFLFWSFSCLALLVMPSYAEEGNLLPLLNKMSKAMRDLNYEVAFVQTSPTNMDSFRYRHIKQDNKTYAQLVTLDGTQQEIIQRDNLVSYFQPNSKAFTINSSHIIDGLPPVIRSDFDKLSKHYDFIKLGKNRVAGRFVDTIRILPKDDFRYQYLIFVDEENGLLLRSDMLDREGNLLDQYRVVTLYIDDRLRGLINYLNKVSMPPLLQEGNQTLPTNELKWKAGWVPQGFELVKQAQEQLSEEIVESKLFSDGLFTFTINVTNIGTTQDALENTWKQGPYTIYSEVSGNKEITFIGQLPIATAKRIVQDIKFAE; via the coding sequence ATGAAAAAATTTTTATTTTGGAGTTTTTCCTGTTTAGCATTATTAGTTATGCCTTCCTACGCTGAGGAAGGCAATCTTTTGCCATTATTAAATAAAATGTCAAAGGCAATGCGGGATCTAAATTACGAAGTCGCCTTTGTTCAAACCTCGCCAACTAATATGGATTCCTTCCGCTATCGTCACATTAAACAGGATAACAAGACTTATGCACAGCTTGTCACACTTGATGGTACCCAACAAGAAATCATTCAACGAGATAATTTAGTTAGTTATTTTCAACCAAACTCGAAAGCATTCACTATCAATAGTAGCCATATTATTGATGGGTTGCCTCCAGTAATTCGCAGTGATTTTGATAAACTTAGCAAACATTATGATTTTATTAAATTAGGGAAAAATCGTGTAGCCGGACGATTTGTTGATACTATCAGAATCTTGCCGAAGGATGATTTTCGTTACCAATATTTGATTTTTGTTGATGAAGAGAATGGTCTATTGTTGCGTAGTGATATGTTGGATCGAGAAGGTAATTTATTGGATCAATATCGTGTAGTAACACTTTATATTGATGATCGTTTACGCGGTTTAATTAATTACCTGAATAAGGTATCCATGCCGCCGTTATTACAGGAAGGCAATCAAACATTGCCGACTAATGAATTAAAATGGAAAGCGGGTTGGGTTCCTCAAGGTTTTGAATTGGTTAAACAAGCTCAGGAACAATTAAGTGAAGAGATAGTTGAGAGTAAACTTTTTAGTGATGGTTTGTTTACTTTTACGATTAATGTTACCAATATCGGAACAACACAAGATGCACTGGAAAATACTTGGAAACAGGGACCTTATACAATTTATAGCGAAGTTTCAGGCAATAAAGAAATTACCTTTATAGGTCAATTACCGATAGCAACCGCTAAACGTATTGTGCAGGATATAAAGTTTGCTGAATAA
- a CDS encoding FAD assembly factor SdhE, whose amino-acid sequence MDKYNRLRIEWDCRRGMLELDKIIMPFYKEHFDGLTEQQKDIFIRLLSATDLQLFSWFFNGSRSEDSEVQTMVEEIQRCQQMMIK is encoded by the coding sequence GTGGATAAATATAATCGTTTACGTATTGAGTGGGATTGTCGACGGGGCATGCTTGAATTGGATAAGATCATTATGCCCTTTTATAAAGAGCATTTTGATGGTTTAACCGAACAGCAAAAAGATATTTTTATTCGTTTGCTTAGCGCAACGGATTTACAGCTTTTTTCCTGGTTTTTTAATGGAAGTCGTTCTGAGGATTCGGAAGTTCAAACCATGGTGGAAGAAATTCAACGATGCCAGCAAATGATGATCAAGTAA
- the rpoE gene encoding RNA polymerase sigma factor RpoE yields the protein MAEQLTDQALVERVQQGDKKAFNLLVARYQNKVSGLLTRYVSYNDIPDVVQESFIKAYRSIESFRGDSAFYTWLYRIAVNTAKNYLTAQGRRPPSEDILAEDAESYEVGTHLRDVATPENEMLSGELEKIVFDTIHNLPEDLKTAITLRELEGLSYEEIATIMDCPVGTVRSRIFRAREVIENKIQPLMQR from the coding sequence ATGGCTGAACAGCTAACAGATCAGGCTTTGGTAGAAAGAGTACAGCAGGGTGATAAAAAAGCCTTTAACTTATTGGTTGCGCGTTATCAAAATAAAGTATCGGGACTTTTAACTCGATATGTTTCGTATAACGATATCCCTGATGTTGTACAGGAATCCTTTATTAAGGCCTATCGCTCCATTGAATCCTTTCGGGGCGATAGTGCATTCTACACTTGGCTATATCGAATCGCCGTTAATACGGCAAAGAATTATTTAACGGCTCAAGGCCGTCGCCCGCCTAGCGAAGATATTTTGGCAGAAGATGCTGAAAGTTATGAGGTAGGAACTCATTTAAGAGATGTTGCAACACCTGAGAATGAGATGTTATCCGGAGAGTTGGAGAAAATTGTTTTTGATACAATTCATAACTTGCCGGAGGATTTAAAGACTGCAATCACGTTACGAGAGTTAGAAGGCTTAAGTTATGAAGAGATTGCAACTATTATGGATTGTCCGGTAGGTACCGTTCGTTCACGCATTTTCCGAGCAAGGGAAGTGATAGAGAATAAAATACAACCGCTAATGCAACGATAA
- the tamB gene encoding autotransporter assembly complex protein TamB has product MTEQQVNEAKDSPQKSNKKRCRRFFCGIAFLLFLIIALLGGALTNGYGQRGLIKLTDRLMDSLNIGDINGSLGDGLVLNHVQYQSAGIDVDINKIRLQLDLGCLWRTEICLRDLSIETPQIRIDTANLPTTPEEPQQESVSLTKVWLPVSVDVENISLDNLNLLIDQKQINLAHFHTAATLNNEQGLTLLPTDINGVDIFFPVEQQTAEVYTQQPSEPIDWTHLEQTLTPSLLGNLQRIDLPFDLHIQQLSAKDWLLRQADIKGNIETTTLSSLELLLDSTNGELQLTRLDLQSSLGSLEGRGQAQLFGDFPVNLNLQANLNEIKEKNTQLLPKTMLNLQVDGKLKQITSLNLTANGVADAELHGELQLAQEKLPLNIALNIKHGAYAFTAGAPLLLDDIIFKVSGNLLDYQTTLNGRVSGMDTLPKTQIALDAQGKLYQINIKQLTLSVLDGDAQLSGLVNWQDGVTWDSNLKLNKMNLRPYLPAMPAIISGELASQGAVSEKNWQVDVPKLNLQGSLSNRPLNLQGNLTLTQQTLLNVPSLLLTYGDNKIAMSGVVSDNSDFNLNIQAPNLSGLWQDLSGAIRGELRLTGKLNSPHIDADLAVPKLHFQSLNISNGLIKGQISSEPIIRGELVVSLNSLNYGEQLKLNAIKLVASGDEKSHQLSLQSKGSPVSANLNLAGGFNRQTAQWQGHLNNIDIDSPLGDFRVNQPVLVNYDNAKVEAQIAAHCWLNKDIELCFPQAFNVGKNGALAFDIKRINLQLVNELLKQDSLKGQLQSHGKVAWFADKPLQLNIDVEGNNLALAQPLDYRTFRLNVPKLSLNAVMENNNLALQSAIQIQDQGLIKTNVKISDLLKNRQLGGDLTIEGIRLELANQLLNSDEKVSGHITAKLGFAGNLQKPLLNGNLDISGVKTKLRALPFNISEGNIAMHFNGTNSTLNGKIETPDGHLNLTGSAAWPTLDNWTAELRAQTEKFKLDIPSMAKLQLTEDVQIKATPKLLELTGNIDIPWARIAVENLPDSAEPVSEDEVILNGPNKSKEELINRQFASTTQSGMQIRSDLRINIGEDVELKAYGLKTKLQGLLSVKQDKGRLGLFGQIDLQHGRYASFGQDLLIRKGQINFSGLPSQPMLNIEAIRNPEAMEDSKVTAGVKVIGVATSPQVTVFSEPSTSQDQALSYLLTGRSLENSGEAGSGGSVGAALLGMGLAKSGKLVGSIGETFGISDLNLGTSGVGDSSKVVVSGNITNRLQIKYGVGLFDGLAEVTLRYRLMPRLYFQTVSSTNQVFDLLYQFEF; this is encoded by the coding sequence ATGACTGAACAACAAGTAAATGAAGCTAAGGATTCGCCTCAAAAATCGAATAAAAAACGATGCCGCCGTTTTTTTTGCGGCATTGCTTTTTTATTGTTTCTGATTATTGCTCTGTTGGGCGGTGCTTTGACTAATGGTTATGGTCAGCGGGGACTGATTAAGCTAACGGATCGCCTGATGGACTCGCTTAATATCGGTGACATTAACGGATCATTAGGGGATGGTTTAGTTCTTAATCACGTTCAATATCAAAGTGCTGGGATTGATGTCGACATTAATAAAATTAGGCTTCAGCTTGATTTAGGTTGCTTATGGCGGACAGAGATTTGTTTACGTGATCTTAGCATTGAAACCCCGCAAATTCGGATTGATACTGCCAACTTACCGACTACTCCAGAGGAACCACAACAAGAAAGTGTATCATTAACAAAAGTTTGGTTGCCGGTTAGTGTTGATGTGGAAAATATTTCCCTGGATAACCTCAATCTCCTTATCGATCAAAAACAAATCAATCTAGCGCATTTTCATACTGCGGCGACATTAAATAACGAGCAGGGACTGACGCTGTTACCAACAGATATTAATGGCGTAGATATTTTTTTCCCCGTAGAGCAACAAACGGCAGAAGTGTATACACAACAGCCTTCAGAACCAATTGATTGGACGCATTTAGAACAAACCCTTACACCAAGCCTGTTAGGAAATTTGCAACGGATTGACTTACCTTTTGACCTGCATATTCAACAACTTTCAGCTAAAGACTGGTTATTGCGACAAGCCGATATCAAAGGAAATATTGAGACAACCACATTGTCATCTCTAGAGCTTTTGCTAGATAGTACGAATGGTGAGTTACAACTAACCCGATTGGACTTACAGAGTTCGTTAGGTTCCCTAGAAGGGCGAGGGCAGGCACAGTTGTTTGGTGATTTTCCTGTGAATCTCAACTTGCAAGCCAACTTAAATGAAATTAAGGAAAAAAATACACAGCTTTTGCCAAAAACAATGCTGAATTTACAAGTTGATGGCAAATTAAAGCAAATTACCTCATTAAATTTAACGGCAAATGGTGTTGCCGATGCAGAATTACATGGAGAACTGCAACTTGCCCAAGAGAAGTTACCGCTTAATATTGCTCTTAATATTAAGCATGGTGCTTATGCTTTTACGGCTGGGGCTCCGTTGCTGTTGGATGATATTATTTTCAAAGTAAGTGGTAATTTACTGGATTATCAGACGACACTTAATGGTCGAGTATCTGGTATGGATACTCTTCCTAAGACGCAAATCGCACTAGATGCACAGGGTAAGCTTTATCAAATCAATATTAAACAGTTAACGCTCTCTGTGCTGGATGGCGATGCTCAATTAAGCGGGTTAGTTAACTGGCAGGATGGAGTGACTTGGGATAGCAATTTAAAATTAAACAAGATGAATTTGCGCCCTTATCTACCGGCAATGCCGGCAATTATTTCAGGAGAACTAGCCAGTCAGGGAGCGGTAAGTGAGAAAAATTGGCAGGTTGATGTTCCTAAACTCAATTTACAAGGAAGCTTAAGTAATCGCCCTCTTAACTTGCAGGGAAATTTAACCTTAACCCAGCAAACACTACTCAATGTACCGTCTTTATTGCTCACTTATGGGGATAATAAAATCGCTATGTCCGGAGTGGTGAGCGATAACTCCGATTTTAATTTAAATATCCAAGCGCCAAATCTCAGTGGTTTATGGCAGGATCTCAGCGGCGCAATTCGTGGTGAACTGCGGTTAACCGGTAAATTGAACAGTCCGCATATTGATGCTGATTTGGCTGTGCCGAAGCTACATTTTCAATCGCTTAATATTTCTAATGGGCTGATTAAAGGTCAAATTAGTAGTGAGCCGATTATTAGAGGTGAGTTGGTCGTCAGCCTAAATAGTTTGAATTACGGCGAGCAATTGAAATTAAACGCAATCAAATTAGTGGCTTCAGGAGATGAAAAATCCCATCAATTGTCCTTGCAGTCTAAAGGTTCTCCAGTTTCAGCTAATTTGAATCTGGCGGGTGGGTTTAATCGTCAAACAGCCCAATGGCAAGGGCATTTAAATAACATTGATATTGACTCGCCATTAGGTGATTTTCGAGTCAATCAGCCTGTATTGGTCAATTATGATAATGCTAAGGTTGAAGCCCAAATCGCTGCTCATTGTTGGCTCAATAAGGATATTGAGCTTTGTTTTCCACAAGCATTTAATGTTGGTAAAAATGGAGCATTAGCTTTTGATATTAAACGCATAAACTTGCAATTAGTGAATGAACTACTGAAACAAGATAGTTTGAAAGGGCAGTTACAAAGCCATGGCAAAGTTGCTTGGTTTGCTGATAAGCCATTGCAGTTAAATATTGATGTGGAAGGGAATAATCTGGCTTTGGCACAGCCATTGGATTATCGCACCTTTAGACTCAATGTGCCGAAACTGAGCCTGAATGCAGTAATGGAAAATAATAATTTAGCATTACAGTCGGCAATTCAAATTCAAGATCAAGGATTGATTAAAACCAATGTGAAAATTTCTGACTTGTTGAAGAATCGCCAATTAGGCGGTGATTTAACCATCGAAGGTATACGTTTAGAATTGGCGAATCAGTTATTAAACTCCGATGAAAAAGTCAGTGGACATATTACAGCTAAATTAGGTTTTGCCGGCAATTTACAAAAGCCTTTGCTAAACGGTAATCTGGATATTAGCGGAGTTAAAACTAAATTACGGGCATTACCGTTTAATATTAGTGAAGGCAATATCGCGATGCATTTTAACGGTACCAATTCCACCTTAAACGGTAAAATTGAAACACCGGATGGTCATCTTAATTTAACCGGTAGTGCAGCCTGGCCAACCTTGGATAATTGGACGGCAGAATTACGGGCGCAGACGGAAAAATTTAAGTTGGATATTCCATCCATGGCCAAATTGCAATTAACCGAAGATGTGCAGATTAAAGCAACACCGAAACTATTGGAATTAACTGGAAATATCGATATCCCTTGGGCTCGCATTGCGGTGGAAAATCTACCGGACAGTGCTGAACCGGTTAGTGAAGATGAAGTGATTTTAAATGGCCCGAATAAAAGTAAGGAAGAATTAATCAATCGCCAATTTGCTTCAACTACTCAATCTGGCATGCAGATTCGTAGTGATTTGAGAATTAATATCGGTGAGGACGTAGAACTGAAGGCCTATGGCTTAAAAACAAAATTGCAGGGGTTGTTGTCGGTGAAACAGGATAAAGGTCGCCTGGGATTATTCGGTCAAATCGACTTACAACATGGGCGTTATGCTTCTTTCGGTCAGGATTTATTGATTCGCAAGGGGCAAATCAATTTTTCCGGTCTTCCTTCCCAACCGATGCTAAATATCGAAGCAATTCGTAACCCAGAGGCAATGGAAGACAGTAAGGTTACGGCCGGTGTAAAAGTGATTGGTGTGGCAACTAGCCCACAGGTTACCGTCTTTTCCGAACCGAGTACTTCACAGGATCAGGCGCTTTCTTATCTGTTGACTGGGCGTTCACTAGAAAACAGTGGTGAGGCCGGTTCTGGTGGCTCGGTGGGAGCCGCGCTATTAGGCATGGGCTTAGCAAAAAGCGGAAAATTGGTCGGTAGTATTGGTGAAACCTTTGGTATTTCCGATTTAAATCTAGGGACTTCCGGTGTGGGGGACAGTTCGAAGGTAGTCGTAAGTGGAAATATTACCAATCGCTTACAAATAAAATACGGTGTCGGCTTATTTGATGGCTTGGCCGAGGTCACATTGCGTTACCGTTTAATGCCGCGTTTATATTTCCAAACCGTTTCCAGTACCAATCAGGTATTTGATTTACTTTATCAATTTGAATTTTAG